One genomic segment of Mycolicibacterium gilvum includes these proteins:
- a CDS encoding GntR family transcriptional regulator, which produces MPLTVELDRSSPVPLYYQLAQAIEAAIRDGELAPGDRFENELALAKRLTLSRPTTRRAIQELVDKGLLVRKRGVGTQVVQNPVHRRVELNSLFDDLARAGQEPTTRLLKYHIGPPDEDVARELNLAEGREVASIQRLRCANGEPLALMTNHLPADIAPDAEELGNIGLYQALRARGVHIRLARQRIGARSATRAEAHLLDEKPNAPLLTMARTAFDDSGAAVEFGNHCYRASRYYFDTTLVDR; this is translated from the coding sequence GTGCCCCTGACGGTGGAGCTCGACAGGTCAAGCCCGGTCCCTCTCTACTATCAGCTCGCCCAGGCGATCGAGGCCGCCATCCGGGATGGCGAACTCGCGCCCGGTGACCGCTTCGAGAACGAACTCGCACTAGCCAAGCGCTTGACGCTGTCACGTCCGACGACACGACGGGCGATCCAGGAGCTCGTCGACAAGGGCCTGCTCGTTCGGAAACGCGGCGTCGGAACCCAGGTGGTGCAGAATCCCGTCCATCGCCGGGTCGAGCTGAACAGCTTGTTCGACGACCTCGCCCGTGCCGGTCAGGAGCCGACCACCCGGCTGTTGAAGTACCACATCGGACCCCCGGACGAGGATGTCGCACGCGAGCTGAACCTCGCCGAGGGGCGCGAGGTGGCGTCCATCCAGCGGCTACGGTGCGCCAACGGCGAGCCGCTGGCGTTGATGACGAACCATCTTCCCGCCGACATCGCTCCGGATGCGGAGGAGCTCGGCAACATCGGCCTCTACCAGGCGTTGCGGGCTCGCGGTGTCCACATCCGCCTCGCCCGACAGCGCATCGGCGCCCGCAGCGCGACGCGCGCCGAGGCCCACCTGCTCGACGAGAAACCCAACGCGCCGCTACTGACCATGGCGCGCACGGCATTCGACGATTCGGGTGCCGCCGTCGAGTTCGGCAACCACTGCTACCGCGCGTCGCGCTACTACTTCGACACCACGCTCGTCGACCGGTAG
- the iolC gene encoding 5-dehydro-2-deoxygluconokinase has protein sequence MIDQPYDVLAIGRSGVDVYPLQVGVGLEEVETFGKFLGGSAANVAVAAARLGNRSALISGVGDDPFGRYVRAELARLDVDNRFIATHDEYPTPVTFCEIFPPDDFPLYFYRKPSAPDLQIHPAEIDAEAVRDARLYWSTVTGLSEEPSRSAHFAAWESRGRRPLTVLDLDYRPMFWATPAAATEQVRKALTHVTVAVGNREECEIAVGETSPHKAADALLDLGVELAIVKQGPRGVLGKTRHSSVTVPPNEVDVVNGLGAGDAFGGSLCHGLLHGWSLEKTLRYANAAGAIVAGRLECSTAMPTAAEVAELAEQTAVEAVNV, from the coding sequence ATGATCGATCAGCCATATGACGTGCTCGCCATCGGGCGAAGCGGCGTCGACGTGTATCCGCTCCAGGTCGGCGTCGGCCTCGAAGAAGTGGAGACGTTCGGGAAGTTCCTCGGCGGCAGCGCCGCCAATGTCGCGGTCGCCGCCGCACGTCTGGGAAACCGTTCGGCGCTGATCTCCGGTGTCGGGGACGATCCGTTCGGCCGGTATGTCCGTGCCGAACTCGCGCGCCTCGACGTCGACAACCGGTTCATCGCGACCCATGACGAGTATCCGACGCCGGTGACCTTCTGCGAGATCTTCCCGCCCGACGACTTCCCGCTGTACTTCTATCGCAAGCCCAGCGCCCCGGACCTGCAGATCCATCCCGCCGAGATCGACGCCGAAGCCGTGCGCGACGCGCGACTGTACTGGTCGACCGTCACCGGATTGTCCGAGGAGCCCAGTCGCAGTGCACATTTCGCCGCCTGGGAATCGCGCGGGAGACGCCCGCTGACGGTGCTCGACCTCGACTACCGGCCCATGTTCTGGGCGACCCCTGCCGCGGCCACCGAGCAGGTGCGCAAGGCGCTCACCCACGTCACCGTGGCGGTCGGCAACCGGGAGGAGTGCGAGATCGCCGTCGGCGAGACCAGCCCGCACAAGGCTGCCGACGCGTTGCTCGACCTCGGTGTCGAACTCGCGATCGTGAAGCAGGGGCCACGCGGAGTGCTGGGCAAGACGCGGCACTCCTCGGTTACCGTGCCGCCCAACGAGGTTGACGTCGTCAACGGCCTCGGCGCCGGTGACGCCTTCGGCGGCAGTCTGTGCCACGGCCTGCTCCACGGATGGTCGCTGGAGAAGACTCTCCGCTACGCCAACGCCGCGGGCGCGATCGTGGCCGGCCGGCTCGAGTGCTCGACGGCGATGCCGACCGCCGCCGAGGTCGCCGAGTTGGCCGAACAGACCGCCGTGGAGGCAGTGAATGTCTGA
- a CDS encoding Cgl0159 family (beta/alpha)8-fold protein: MSDSPRCRDYAEVTEVRATEPAAVARAWETRTTRPTMRGNGRLMIVAADHPARGALSVGSRPTAMNSRTDLLDRLRAALAEPGVDGVLGTADILDDLVLLGALEDKVVFSSFNRGGLAGSSFELDDRMTGATAASTAAARMNGGKMLCRIDLDDPGTVATMAACAQAVDELAAHGLIAMLEPFLSSRVDGRVRNDLSPDAVIKSVHIGQGLGSTSAYTWMKLPVVDEMDRVMESTTMPTLLLGGDPADPEAAFASWEKALSLPSVRGLIVGRTLLYPPDDDVSAAVATAVGMVR, from the coding sequence ATGTCTGACTCACCCCGATGCCGGGACTACGCCGAGGTCACCGAGGTCCGCGCCACCGAGCCCGCCGCCGTCGCGCGGGCGTGGGAGACGCGGACCACCCGGCCCACGATGCGCGGCAACGGAAGACTGATGATCGTCGCCGCCGACCACCCGGCCCGCGGCGCACTGTCGGTCGGATCCCGCCCGACGGCGATGAACAGTCGCACCGACCTGCTCGACCGGCTGCGGGCCGCGCTGGCCGAACCGGGTGTCGACGGTGTGCTCGGGACCGCTGACATCCTCGACGATCTGGTGCTGCTCGGCGCGCTGGAGGACAAGGTCGTGTTCTCGTCGTTCAACCGTGGCGGCCTGGCCGGATCGTCGTTCGAACTCGACGACCGGATGACGGGCGCGACCGCGGCCTCGACCGCCGCGGCACGGATGAACGGTGGAAAAATGTTGTGCCGCATCGATCTCGACGATCCGGGGACGGTGGCGACCATGGCCGCATGCGCCCAGGCCGTGGACGAGCTCGCTGCCCACGGCCTCATCGCGATGCTGGAACCGTTCCTGTCGTCGCGGGTCGACGGCAGGGTGCGCAACGACCTGTCCCCCGACGCGGTCATCAAGTCGGTGCACATCGGCCAGGGGCTCGGATCCACCTCGGCCTACACCTGGATGAAGCTGCCGGTGGTCGACGAGATGGACCGCGTGATGGAGTCGACCACCATGCCCACCCTGCTGCTCGGCGGCGACCCCGCCGACCCCGAAGCGGCATTCGCGAGCTGGGAGAAGGCGCTTTCGCTGCCCTCGGTGCGGGGCCTAATCGTCGGGCGCACCCTGCTCTATCCACCGGACGACGACGTCAGCGCGGCCGTCGCGACCGCGGTGGGGATGGTCCGATGA
- the iolB gene encoding 5-deoxy-glucuronate isomerase, with protein MRSKLYIPAGSATAPFTVAITPADAGWAESSLHVLDLAEDGSVSLQTGDTEVMILPLAGGGSVTCGDETFALTPRASVFDGPADMVYLGLGQEYTVTGHGRIAICGARAATPFPNRRVAAADVAVELRGAGNCSRQVHNFGTATAFEADSLIACEVITPGGNWSSYPAHKHDENTDVETQLEEIYYFEIDDSPAGTPGFGYHRVYGTPERPIEVLEEVRSGDVVLVPHGYHGPSIAAPGHHMYYLNVMAGSGPHRAWLICDDPRHTWLRSSWEHQEIDPRLPFTATQGA; from the coding sequence ATGAGGTCGAAACTCTACATCCCCGCGGGCAGCGCCACCGCGCCGTTCACCGTCGCGATCACCCCCGCCGACGCCGGCTGGGCCGAATCCTCCTTGCATGTCCTCGATCTCGCAGAGGACGGGTCGGTGTCGCTGCAGACCGGCGACACCGAGGTGATGATCCTGCCGCTGGCCGGCGGCGGGAGCGTCACCTGTGGCGACGAGACGTTCGCGCTGACGCCGCGCGCGTCGGTGTTCGACGGCCCGGCCGACATGGTCTACCTCGGCCTCGGTCAGGAATACACGGTCACCGGCCACGGTCGGATCGCGATCTGCGGGGCTCGCGCGGCGACCCCGTTCCCCAACCGCCGGGTCGCGGCCGCCGACGTCGCCGTCGAGCTGCGCGGTGCCGGCAACTGCAGCAGGCAGGTTCACAACTTCGGCACCGCAACGGCTTTCGAGGCCGATTCGCTGATCGCGTGCGAGGTGATCACACCGGGCGGCAACTGGTCGAGCTACCCCGCCCACAAGCACGACGAGAACACCGACGTCGAAACCCAACTCGAGGAGATCTACTACTTCGAGATCGACGACTCCCCCGCCGGCACACCGGGGTTCGGATACCACCGGGTGTACGGCACACCGGAACGTCCGATCGAGGTGCTGGAGGAGGTCCGCTCGGGCGATGTGGTGCTGGTGCCCCACGGCTATCACGGCCCGTCCATCGCGGCGCCCGGCCACCACATGTACTACCTGAACGTGATGGCCGGCTCGGGACCTCACCGCGCCTGGCTCATCTGCGACGATCCCCGGCACACCTGGTTGCGCAGCAGCTGGGAGCACCAGGAGATCGACCCGCGTCTGCCTTTCACCGCGACTCAAGGAGCCTGA
- the iolD gene encoding 3D-(3,5/4)-trihydroxycyclohexane-1,2-dione acylhydrolase (decyclizing), which translates to MVSTAPKSTEKLVDDEPTVRLTVAQATVRFLANQYVERDGERHKFFAGCLGIFGHGNVAGIGQALLQDEVDACAAGVEPGLPYVLGRNEQAMVHTAVAYARQRDRTQAWAVTASVGPGSTNMLTGAALATINRLPVLLLPSDTFATRVSSPVLQELELPSSGDVTVNDAFKPLSRYFDRVWRPEQLPAALLGAMRVLTDPVETGAATVALPQDVQAESFDWPESLFAERTWHIARPLPERAVIARAAQIIRSATKPLIVAGGGVIYSGATEALAALASTTGIPVCESQAGKGSLLHDDPCSVGAVGSTGTTAANALASEADVIIGIGTRYSDFTSASRTAFNNPDVRFVNINVASLDSVKHGGVSVVSDAREALDVLTGLLADHRVSDEYSARVRDLVAEWNDTVDDAVATVDGQPLNQNQVIGLVNALSDPRDVVVCAAGSMPGDLHKLWRTRDRKGYHVEYGFSCMGYEIAGGIGVRMAAPDRDVFVMVGDGSYLMMATELATAVQEGVKIIPVLVQNHGFASIGGLSESLGSQRFGTAYRYRGESGRLDGETLPVDLAANAASLGADVIRARTAAEFTDAVKVAKAADRTTVIYVETDPMVFAPDSHSWWDVPVSEVSTLDSTRQAYARYADWKKVQRPLIKPSDR; encoded by the coding sequence GTGGTTTCCACCGCGCCGAAGTCGACCGAGAAGCTCGTCGACGACGAACCGACCGTGCGGCTCACCGTCGCCCAGGCGACGGTGCGCTTCCTGGCCAATCAGTACGTCGAACGCGACGGCGAACGACACAAGTTCTTCGCCGGATGTCTGGGCATCTTCGGCCACGGCAACGTGGCCGGGATCGGGCAGGCGCTGCTCCAGGACGAGGTGGACGCGTGCGCGGCGGGCGTCGAGCCGGGCCTGCCCTACGTGCTGGGTCGCAACGAGCAGGCGATGGTGCACACCGCGGTCGCCTACGCCCGTCAGCGCGACCGCACCCAGGCGTGGGCCGTGACGGCGAGCGTCGGTCCCGGATCGACCAACATGCTGACCGGTGCGGCACTGGCCACCATCAACAGGCTGCCCGTCCTGCTCCTGCCGTCGGACACGTTCGCGACCCGGGTCAGCTCACCGGTGCTCCAAGAGCTCGAGCTGCCGTCCAGCGGTGACGTCACGGTCAACGACGCGTTCAAACCGTTGTCGCGCTACTTCGACCGGGTGTGGCGACCCGAACAGTTGCCCGCCGCGCTGCTCGGCGCGATGCGCGTGCTGACCGATCCGGTCGAGACCGGCGCCGCGACCGTCGCGCTTCCCCAGGACGTGCAGGCCGAGTCGTTCGACTGGCCCGAATCGCTGTTCGCCGAGCGCACCTGGCACATCGCCCGGCCGCTGCCGGAGCGTGCGGTGATCGCCAGGGCCGCCCAGATCATCAGGTCGGCAACCAAACCGCTGATCGTCGCCGGTGGCGGCGTCATCTATTCGGGTGCCACGGAAGCTCTCGCCGCGCTGGCGTCCACGACCGGGATCCCGGTGTGCGAGAGCCAGGCCGGCAAGGGCTCGCTGCTGCACGACGATCCGTGCTCGGTCGGCGCCGTCGGATCGACGGGCACGACCGCCGCCAACGCGCTGGCGAGCGAGGCCGACGTGATCATCGGAATCGGCACCCGCTACAGCGATTTCACCTCGGCGTCGCGCACCGCGTTCAACAATCCCGACGTCCGTTTCGTCAACATCAATGTGGCGTCGCTGGATTCGGTCAAGCACGGCGGCGTCAGCGTGGTGTCCGACGCCCGCGAGGCGCTCGACGTGCTCACCGGTCTGCTGGCCGATCACCGCGTCAGCGACGAGTACAGCGCACGCGTCCGCGACCTCGTGGCAGAGTGGAACGACACCGTCGACGACGCCGTCGCGACCGTGGACGGGCAGCCGCTGAACCAGAACCAGGTGATCGGTCTGGTCAACGCATTGTCAGACCCCCGCGACGTCGTCGTGTGCGCCGCCGGCTCGATGCCCGGGGATCTTCACAAGCTGTGGCGGACGCGCGATCGCAAGGGATATCACGTCGAATACGGGTTCTCCTGCATGGGTTACGAGATCGCCGGCGGGATCGGGGTGCGCATGGCCGCCCCCGACCGGGACGTCTTCGTGATGGTCGGCGACGGTTCCTACCTGATGATGGCCACGGAGCTGGCCACCGCAGTGCAGGAGGGCGTCAAGATCATCCCCGTCCTGGTCCAGAACCACGGGTTCGCGTCGATCGGCGGACTGTCGGAATCGCTGGGCTCCCAACGGTTCGGCACGGCCTACCGGTACCGCGGCGAGAGCGGACGGCTCGACGGCGAGACCCTGCCCGTGGACCTCGCCGCCAATGCCGCGAGCCTGGGCGCCGACGTCATCAGGGCGCGCACCGCCGCGGAGTTCACCGACGCGGTGAAGGTCGCCAAGGCGGCCGACCGCACCACGGTCATCTATGTCGAGACCGACCCGATGGTCTTCGCGCCCGACAGCCACTCCTGGTGGGATGTCCCGGTCAGCGAGGTCTCGACGCTGGACTCGACCCGGCAGGCCTACGCGCGCTACGCGGACTGGAAGAAGGTCCAGCGCCCGCTGATCAAGCCCTCCGACCGATGA
- a CDS encoding Gfo/Idh/MocA family protein: MTDLRIAVLGVGVMGADHVARITSRISGARVAVVNDHLVEKAEQLAASIPGCSAVADPLDAIADADVDAVVLATPGGTHEEQLLACLDQRKPVMCEKPLTTDVSTSLEIARREADLGRPLIQVGFMRRFDDEYVRLKALLDGGELGNPLMMHCVHRNPGVPAYFDSSLIVKDSLVHEVDITRYLFGEEIASVQIIKPTSNPGAPNGVVDPQIAILRTVSGRHVDVELFVTTGVAYEVRTEVVGEHGSAIIGLDVGLIRKKGPGSWGGTLTPGFRERFGPAYDTEIQRWVDAVHSGTNVCGPTAWDGYAAAAVCAAGVESLETGLPVDVQLADEVTSAEQRGVRG, translated from the coding sequence ATGACCGATCTCCGCATCGCCGTGCTCGGCGTCGGCGTGATGGGCGCCGACCACGTCGCACGCATCACCTCCCGCATCTCCGGTGCCCGCGTGGCGGTGGTCAACGACCACCTCGTCGAGAAGGCCGAACAGCTGGCCGCGAGCATCCCGGGATGCAGTGCGGTCGCCGACCCGCTGGACGCGATCGCCGACGCCGACGTCGACGCCGTGGTGCTGGCCACCCCGGGTGGCACGCACGAGGAGCAGCTGCTCGCCTGCCTCGACCAGCGCAAGCCCGTCATGTGCGAAAAGCCGCTCACCACAGACGTTTCGACGTCTCTGGAGATCGCCCGACGCGAAGCCGACCTGGGCCGGCCCCTGATCCAGGTCGGCTTCATGCGACGGTTCGACGACGAGTACGTGCGGTTGAAAGCTCTGCTGGACGGCGGCGAGTTGGGCAATCCGCTGATGATGCACTGCGTGCACCGCAACCCGGGCGTGCCGGCCTATTTCGACAGCTCGCTGATCGTCAAGGACTCCCTGGTGCACGAGGTCGACATCACCAGATATCTGTTCGGCGAGGAGATCGCGTCCGTACAGATCATCAAACCCACCTCGAACCCCGGCGCGCCGAACGGCGTCGTCGATCCACAGATCGCCATCCTGCGCACCGTGTCGGGGCGCCACGTCGACGTCGAGCTCTTCGTGACCACCGGGGTCGCCTACGAGGTCCGCACGGAGGTGGTCGGCGAGCACGGCAGCGCGATCATCGGCCTGGACGTCGGGCTGATCCGTAAGAAGGGACCCGGCAGCTGGGGCGGCACCCTCACCCCCGGATTCCGGGAACGCTTCGGCCCGGCCTACGACACCGAGATCCAGCGCTGGGTCGATGCCGTCCACAGCGGGACCAACGTGTGCGGCCCCACCGCGTGGGACGGCTACGCGGCCGCGGCGGTGTGCGCCGCGGGCGTCGAATCACTGGAGACGGGTCTGCCGGTCGACGTGCAGCTCGCAGACGAAGTGACATCGGCTGAACAACGAGGTGTTCGCGGGTAG
- a CDS encoding glutamine synthetase III family protein produces the protein MSGNAVRLQAIDNVEAYVPPAITFDPAEAPGEIFGSNVFTKAEMQSRLPKSVYKSVVATIEKGVKLDPAVADSVASAMKDWALSKGATHYAHVFYPMTGFTAEKHDSFLEPVSDGQTLAEFAGKTLIQGEPDASSFPSGGLRTTFEARGYTGWDVTSPAYILENPNGNTLCIPTVFVSMTGEALDFKTPLLRSQQAMGAQAERILKLFGHSDFDNIVSFCGPEQEYFLVDRHFFLARPDLINAGRTLFGTRPPKGQEFDDHYFGAIPERVLGFMMDTERELFKLGIPAKTRHNEVAPGQFEIAPMFERANIAADHQQLLMTTFKTIAKKHGMECLFHEKPFAGVNGSGKHVNFSMGNSQFGSLLVPGDTPHENAQFLVFCAAVIRAVHKFAGLLRVSVASATNDHRLGANEAPPAIISIFLGDQLADVFEQIAKGAATSSKGKGSMIIGCDTLPILPTDPGDRNRTSPFAFTGNRFEFRAPGSGQTINVPMIVLNTIMADSLDYMATVLETAVGDGADFDTAVQKLLTEIITEHGAVVFNGDGYSENWHIEAAERGLPNLKTTLDAIPELIKPEAVEVFEKYGVFSERELHSRYEVRLEQYALTIAVEAKLSLELGTTMILPAAVRYQTELAQNVAALKAAGVAADTTLLQEVSAPIAELTAALATLKSALSGHSAESALDEATHAQKALLPAMEAVRAAADELEAVVADDLWPLPTYQEMLYIL, from the coding sequence TTGAGCGGTAACGCGGTGCGTCTGCAGGCCATCGACAACGTCGAGGCGTACGTCCCCCCGGCCATCACGTTCGACCCGGCCGAGGCGCCGGGGGAGATCTTCGGATCGAACGTCTTCACCAAGGCCGAGATGCAGTCGCGGCTGCCCAAATCGGTGTACAAGTCGGTCGTCGCGACCATCGAGAAGGGCGTCAAGCTCGATCCGGCGGTCGCCGACTCCGTGGCCTCGGCGATGAAGGACTGGGCGCTGTCGAAGGGCGCGACCCATTACGCGCACGTCTTCTACCCGATGACCGGGTTCACCGCCGAAAAGCACGACAGCTTCCTGGAGCCCGTCTCTGACGGTCAGACGCTGGCTGAGTTCGCCGGCAAGACCCTGATCCAGGGCGAGCCCGACGCCTCGAGCTTTCCGTCGGGCGGGCTGCGCACCACCTTCGAGGCGCGCGGCTACACCGGCTGGGACGTCACCAGCCCGGCGTACATCTTGGAGAACCCCAACGGCAACACACTGTGCATTCCGACGGTCTTCGTGTCGATGACCGGGGAGGCCCTGGACTTCAAGACGCCGCTGCTGCGCAGCCAGCAGGCTATGGGCGCGCAGGCCGAACGGATCCTGAAGCTGTTCGGGCACAGCGACTTCGACAACATCGTGTCCTTCTGCGGCCCGGAGCAGGAGTACTTTCTGGTCGACCGGCACTTCTTCCTCGCCCGTCCGGATCTGATCAACGCCGGTCGCACCCTGTTCGGCACCAGGCCGCCCAAGGGTCAGGAGTTCGACGACCATTACTTCGGCGCCATCCCTGAGCGTGTCCTCGGCTTCATGATGGACACCGAACGTGAGCTGTTCAAGCTCGGCATCCCGGCGAAGACGCGGCACAACGAGGTCGCGCCCGGACAGTTCGAGATCGCCCCGATGTTCGAGCGGGCCAACATCGCCGCCGACCATCAGCAGCTGCTGATGACCACGTTCAAGACGATCGCCAAGAAGCACGGCATGGAGTGCCTGTTCCACGAGAAGCCGTTTGCGGGTGTCAACGGATCGGGCAAGCACGTCAACTTCTCGATGGGCAATTCGCAGTTCGGCAGCTTGTTGGTGCCGGGCGATACGCCGCACGAGAATGCCCAATTCCTGGTGTTCTGCGCCGCGGTGATCCGCGCTGTGCACAAGTTCGCCGGTCTGCTTCGGGTGTCGGTGGCCTCGGCGACCAACGATCACCGCCTCGGCGCCAACGAGGCACCACCGGCGATCATCTCGATCTTCCTCGGCGATCAGCTGGCCGATGTGTTCGAGCAGATCGCCAAGGGCGCAGCCACCTCGTCCAAGGGCAAAGGCAGCATGATCATCGGCTGCGACACACTTCCGATCCTGCCGACCGACCCCGGCGACAGGAACCGCACCAGCCCATTCGCGTTCACCGGCAACCGGTTCGAGTTCCGGGCGCCGGGATCCGGCCAGACGATCAACGTGCCGATGATCGTCCTGAACACGATCATGGCCGATTCGCTCGACTACATGGCCACGGTGCTCGAAACCGCCGTCGGCGACGGTGCGGACTTCGACACCGCGGTGCAGAAGCTGCTGACCGAAATCATCACCGAACACGGGGCTGTCGTCTTCAACGGAGACGGCTATTCGGAGAACTGGCACATCGAAGCCGCCGAACGAGGCCTGCCGAACCTGAAGACCACACTGGATGCCATCCCCGAGCTGATCAAGCCCGAAGCCGTCGAGGTGTTCGAGAAGTACGGGGTGTTCAGCGAGCGCGAACTGCACAGCCGGTACGAGGTGCGTCTTGAGCAGTACGCGCTGACGATCGCGGTCGAGGCGAAGCTGTCGCTGGAACTGGGCACCACCATGATCCTGCCCGCTGCGGTGCGGTATCAGACGGAGCTGGCGCAGAACGTGGCGGCGCTCAAGGCAGCCGGCGTGGCGGCCGATACCACTCTGTTGCAGGAGGTTTCAGCACCTATCGCTGAGCTCACAGCCGCGCTCGCGACGCTGAAGTCAGCGCTGTCCGGCCATTCCGCGGAGTCGGCGCTGGACGAGGCGACGCATGCGCAGAAGGCTCTGCTGCCGGCCATGGAGGCGGTGCGCGCCGCTGCCGACGAGTTGGAAGCTGTTGTCGCCGACGACCTGTGGCCGCTGCCGACCTACCAGGAGATGTTGTACATCCTCTGA
- a CDS encoding LysR family transcriptional regulator: MANDVLLQHLDYLLALAAERHFGRAAARCHVSQPTLSVAIRRLERDLGIVIVQRGHRFEGFTVEGQRVVTWAQRIVAERDEMLADLDRMQGRLTASARLGAIPTAVPVCPFITDEFLRRNPAAAVRIEALSSREIARRLADFEIDVGLTYLDDEAPPGTRAVELYREQYVLVAPADNPLMGLDEVAWSDAAGLQLCVLTTSMRNRRILDANMAAEGIRYRPVVEADSVDALYAHLTGSHRATIASTAWLPKLGLPQGFGARPMVRHGPRPPIGLVVLDRAPASIVAAALVEVAGELDLGVRIDRMWSAAAL; this comes from the coding sequence ATGGCCAATGATGTGCTGTTACAGCACCTGGATTATCTGCTGGCGCTCGCTGCAGAGCGGCACTTCGGTCGGGCGGCGGCGCGCTGCCACGTGAGCCAGCCGACGCTGTCGGTCGCGATCCGCCGACTGGAGCGCGACCTCGGCATCGTGATCGTGCAACGAGGGCATCGCTTCGAAGGGTTCACGGTCGAAGGGCAGCGTGTCGTGACGTGGGCTCAGCGGATCGTCGCCGAGCGCGACGAGATGCTTGCCGACCTGGACCGCATGCAGGGCCGGCTGACGGCGAGCGCGCGACTGGGGGCGATCCCGACGGCCGTGCCCGTCTGCCCGTTCATCACCGATGAGTTCCTGCGACGCAACCCGGCTGCCGCGGTGCGGATCGAGGCGCTGTCCTCCCGTGAGATCGCCAGACGGCTGGCCGACTTCGAAATCGACGTGGGCTTGACCTATCTCGACGACGAAGCACCGCCCGGAACGCGGGCGGTCGAGTTGTACCGCGAGCAATACGTTCTCGTCGCTCCGGCCGACAACCCGCTGATGGGGCTCGACGAGGTCGCCTGGTCGGACGCGGCGGGTCTGCAGCTGTGCGTCCTGACGACGTCCATGCGCAACAGGCGGATCCTCGATGCGAACATGGCCGCCGAAGGCATCCGTTACCGACCGGTGGTGGAAGCCGATTCAGTCGACGCGCTGTATGCGCACCTGACGGGTTCGCATCGTGCCACCATCGCGTCCACCGCGTGGCTGCCGAAACTCGGATTGCCGCAGGGTTTCGGGGCACGCCCGATGGTCCGGCACGGGCCCCGACCGCCGATCGGTCTTGTCGTGCTCGATCGCGCGCCCGCCTCCATCGTCGCCGCGGCGCTCGTCGAGGTGGCCGGCGAACTCGATCTCGGCGTGCGGATCGACCGGATGTGGAGTGCGGCTGCGCTCTGA